Proteins encoded in a region of the Diabrotica undecimpunctata isolate CICGRU chromosome 10, icDiaUnde3, whole genome shotgun sequence genome:
- the LOC140451764 gene encoding uncharacterized protein, with the protein MDQNKKHRKVLRTTFTKSAKELEELLSAPEGKVRLIVVTLEILKRKYEDLRKVDSDIYQCLLESDESEADLLAEIDGSEVYLRKFTDLNTQAEDFLQKPRDEPGEEVDSMASESSVGSRSGRRKFKLPTLELKKFDGNIRNWLPFWSQFQKIHNDPDIDLNDKVEYLVQCTLMGSRARQLVDSFPATGDNYGKMVDCLLSRFGRDDLQIEVYVRELLKLVINNTSSGNKRDLSLLYDNLETQLRALETLGIKSDNYAAMLFPLVESCLPSELLRVWQRIPEGLEVAGSQAFINTVGVSTIENRLNNLMHFLKKKVDNEQHISLAVEGFDLPSAANRDVKRPSQKSRIPQENFSTAMGLINSEVTTKCLFCQNSHDSTGCFKAQKLTYEQKRNILAQKGACFRCLKIGHQARKCRGHLSCLVCSRSHVSLMCPTLSFNRTKANNLEQKQQDDTVAKVDQALANSSNTNTQVFLQTLRVKMTHLGKSRHVRALIDTGSQKSYILKATAKFLGYQSKGKISLVHGLFGGSNLMQNHDCYDVELNNDTYSCTFEALDQTVICNSVSSIFDGPWTEELRKLNIEISDSYDSTPIELLIGSDIAGKLYTGRRHILNCNLVAIETLLGWTLMGKIPVETHSNLSMISLSLFVNNASITNLWELDVLGINDPMERKTRDETALAAKKLFLETISVDTEGRYEVRLPWLEGHPALPSNYHLAKSRLDNTVKKITKDGYFEAFDQVFQEWLNDNIIEEVVEEQRNQEAHYLPHRPVIKPSSITTKIRPVFDASAREKDSPSLNQCLEKGVNLIELIPAILLRFRQQKFGVTSDISKAFLQISVHPKDRDFLRFLWYDKENNLKVFRHRRVVFGINSSPFLLGASLEYHLSKLVDEYDSKASFTTDTVKKLSNSFYVDNCVTSVASEIELKTFIKEANMIMAKGKFDLRGWEFTHQVQNDSFNIFTVVLGIKWNKLDDTLSINQDDEDIEQILSKSVTKRLMLSQAQRIFDPIGYSCPVTLLPKLWLQKTWEKQLGWDTPVDEELETLFRSWIKQLSYLNAIKIPRWINAGTEEAEHWTFHTFCDASKEAFSAVVFLRGIRDGRVFVHLLAAKSRVVPIKKLSIPRLELMAAVIGVRLYTTVKESLNIEMESFFWSDSTTVLSWIRRPEEWSTFVWNRVSEIRKLSHGENWHHVPGRLNPADLPSRGCSAKQLLESRWWEGPQWLYQDLKIDPQVDLDYNEDEINQERKVKLVATLINDEHSKMSLDDWHFGYFSQYLKTLRMCAWIFRFLHNSRNKDRLRGHLCSEEIDRAEIFVLRIVQKESFCDKNDKRLCGMDVYKDDDDLIRLKSRISNRSDCKSFLFPIVLPAKHFLVNQLIFREHLKSCHSGTQGLMSRLRQNYWILGGRRTIKSAISNCVVCKRQNAKPFIVSAPPLPVDRVRDANAFEITGVDFAGPLYLRTGEKVWVCLFTCAVYRAVHLELCTALSVVSFMQALRRFIARRGRPKTIYSDNGTNFVGTENAFLRVDFEKIAESSSVERIQWRFNPPTAAWWGGFWERLVGVLKQLLRKVLGQASLDYESLMTVICDCEAIINSRPLTSSNDPNDLIPLTPMMFLRDQTESGVPDCDAVDQKALSRKVVYRQKLVDDLRRRFRNEYLGQLKLWFKGRSSQQVKVGDMVLVGNDQDKRINWPLGRVVELLPGKDKQVRLVRVNTERGKFLRPVQRLYPLECTVNSIRREGNSNNLDSEGNNDPGISSRAQWKEVEVRAVESANECDDAKTGVSKSRVPETHKSDTRYVTRSGRKVKTSARYTDFFMN; encoded by the coding sequence ATGGATCAAAACAAAAAGCACCGTAAAGTACTCCGTACCACCTTTACTAAATCGGCGAAAGAGTTAGAAGAGCTGTTGTCGGCGCCGGAAGGAAAGGTACGTTTAATCGTGGTGACCTTAGAAATTTTGAAACGAAAATATGAGGATCTAAGGAAAGTTGACAGCGATATATACCAGTGTCTGTTGGAAAGTGATGAAAGTGAAGCAGACTTGTTGGCAGAGATAGATGGCAGCGAAGTTTATCTAAGAAAATTTACCGACCTGAACACACAGGCTGAGGATTTTCTACAGAAGCCGCGGGACGAGCCAGGTGAAGAGGTAGACTCCATGGCATCGGAAAGTAGTGTAGGCAGCAGATCAGGTAGGCGTAAATTTAAATTACCTACTCTAGAACTTAAGAAGTTTGATGGAAATATTAGAAACTGGTTGCCCTTCTGGTCCCAGTTTCAAAAGATACATAATGATCCGGATATAGATTTAAATGATAAAGTGGAATATCTGGTCCAATGTACGTTAATGGGTAGTCGGGCAAGACAGTTAGTTGATAGTTTTCCAGCCACTGGGGACAATTATGGTAAAATGGTAGACTGTCTTCTTTCGCGATTCGGGCGGGATGATTTGCAAATAGAGGTATACGTGCGGGAGTTGCTAAAATTAGTAATTAATAACACCTCGTCTGGCAATAAAAGGGATCTATCTTTGTTGTACGACAATCTCGAAACTCAATTACGGGCGTTAGAGACACTTGGGATAAAATCAGATAATTACGCGGCGATGCTGTTTCCGTTAGTAGAATCGTGTTTACCATCGGAACTATTGAGAGTTTGGCAACGTATTCCCGAGGGACTCGAGGTCGCTGGATCACAAGCTTTTATAAATACGGTGGGCGTTTCTACTATAGAAAATCGACTTAACAATCTCATGCACTTTTTGAAAAAGAAAGTCGATAATGAACAGCACATTTCTTTAGCGGTGGAAGGCTTTGATCTACCTAGTGCAGCAAATAGAGATGTTAAACGGCCTAGTCAGAAATCGCGGATACCACAAGAAAACTTTTCTACGGCAATGGGTCTAATAAATTCAGAAGTGACAACGAAGTGCCTTTTTTGCCAAAATTCGCACGACAGTACTGGCTGCTTTAAAGCTCAGAAGTTGACCTACgagcaaaaaagaaatattttggcACAAAAGGGTGCATGCTTTCGATGCTTAAAAATTGGCCATCAAGCTCGAAAATGTCGAGGGCATTTAAGTTGCTTAGTTTGTAGTAGATCACATGTTTCTCTAATGTGTCCGACACTTTCATTTAATAGAACAAAGGCAAATAATTTGGAGCAAAAACAACAAGATGATACGGTAGCGAAAGTCGATCAGGCACTTGCGAATAGTTCTAATACGAACACACAGGTTTTTTTGCAGACGCTGCGCGTAAAAATGACTCATTTAGGTAAATCGAGACATGTGCGAGCattgattgatactggatcgcaGAAATCATATATTTTGAAGGCGACAGCTAAATTTTTGGGATATCAGTCAAAAGGAAAAATTAGTCTCGTTCATGGGTTATTCGGAGGAAGTAATTTGATGCAAAATCATGATTGCTATGACGTGGAATTAAATAACGATACTTATAGTTGTACCTTTGAAGCACTGGATCAAACTGTTATTTGCAATAGTGTATCTTCCATATTCGATGGGCCCTGGACGGAAGAGCTTCgtaaattaaatattgaaatatcTGACTCATATGATTCTACTCCAATTGAACTTTTGATAGGATCAGATATCGCGGGCAAACTTTACACTGGAAGAAGACATATTTTGAATTGTAACTTGGTAGCGATAGAGACCCTATTAGGCTGGACTCTAATGGGAAAGATACCAGTTGAAACGCATAGTAACTTATCTATGATCTCGCTCTCTCTTTTTGTCAATAATGCCTCTATTACGAATCTTTGGGAGCTCGACGTACTAGGCATAAATGAtccaatggaaaggaagactcgCGATGAAACCGCATTAGCAGCAAAGAAACTTTTTCTGGAAACCATTTCTGTTGACACCGAGGGACGATATGAAGTTAGGCTCCCATGGTTGGAGGGACATCCAGCGCTGCCTAGTAACTATCACTTGGCAAAAAGTAGATTAGATAACACGGTGAAGAAGATTACTAAGGATGGTTATTTTGAGGCATTTGACCAAGTATTTCAAGAGTGGTTAAATGACAATATTATTGAGGAGGTAGTGGAGGAGCAAAGGAACCAGGAAGCCCATTACCTACCACACCGGCCAGTGATTAAACCAAGTAGCATTACTACGAAAATACGACCAGTTTTCGATGCATCAGCCAGAGAAAAGGATAGCCCTTCTTTGAACCAGTGTCTAGAAAAGGGAGTGAATTTAATTGAGCTAATTCCCGCTATTTTGTTGAGGTTCAGACAGCAGAAATTTGGAGTAACTTCAGACATTAGCAAAGCTTTTCTACAGATCAGTGTACATCCGAAAGACAGAGATTTCCTTCGATTTCTATGGTATGATAAGGAGAACAACCTTAAAGTGTTTCGTCATCGACGGGTAGTGTTTGGAATCAACAGTAGCCCGTTCTTGTTGGGAGCTTCATTAGAATATCATCTGTCAAAACTTGTGGATGAGTATGACTCGAAAGCTTCTTTTACTACAGACACTGTTAAGAAACTGTCAAACAGTTTTTACGTGGACAACTGTGTTACTAGTGTTGCTAGTGAAATAGAATTGAAAACCTTTATCAAAGAGGCAAATATGATAATGGCTAAAGGAAAATTCGACTTAAGAGGGTGGGAGTTTACTCACCAAGTTCAAAATgattcctttaacatttttacgGTGGTTCTGGGAATTAAGTGGAACAAGCTGGATGACACTTTATCTATAAACCAAGACGACGAAGATATCGAACAGATTTTAAGTAAATCGGTAACCAAAAGATTGATGCTATCCCAAGCACAACGAATATTTGACCCCATAGGTTACAGTTGCCCAGTCACCCTACTACCAAAGCTGTGGTTACAGAAAACATGGGAGAAGCAACTGGGATGGGACACGCCGGTTGACGAGGAACTGGAAACTCTTTTCCGTAGCTGGATAAAACAGCTTTCTTATCTAAATGCAATAAAGATACCTAGGTGGATAAACGCTGGTACTGAGGAAGCAGAACACTGGACGTTTCATACATTTTGCGATGCCAGCAAGGAAGCCTTTTCCGCTGTGGTATTTTTGAGAGGAATTAGGGACGGGCGTGTATTCGTACATCTCTTAGCGGCTAAATCAAGGGTAGTCCCAATAAAAAAGCTGTCAATACCTCGTCTGGAGTTAATGGCTGCGGTGATTGGTGTAAGGCTATATACTACTGTCAAGGAAAGCCTCAACATTGAAATGGAATCTTTTTTCTGGAGTGACTCGACCACCGTACTGTCATGGATAAGGAGACCCGAGGAATGGTCCACATTTGTCTGGAATCGTGTGTCAGAGATACGGAAATTATCTCATGGTGAAAACTGGCACCACGTTCCTGGTAGACTGAATCCTGCTGACCTTCCATCGCGGGGTTGTTCAGCCAAGCAGTTACTCGAATCAAGATGGTGGGAGGGGCCACAATGGCTTTATCAGGACCTAAAGATTGATCCTCAAGTAGATCTGGATTACAATGAAGATGAGATCAATCAAGAGAGGAAGGTCAAATTGGTTGCCACATTAATTAATGACGAGCATTCGAAGATGTCATTAGATGATTGGCATTTTGGTTACTTTTCCCAATATCTGAAGACTCTCCGTATGTGTGCATGGATATTCCGATTTCTTCATAACTCAAGAAATAAAGATCGACTCAGAGGTCACTTATGCTCTGAGGAAATTGACCGAGCCGAAATTTTTGTTCTTCGTATAGTGCAAAAGGAGTCCTTCTGCGATAAGAACGATAAACGACTATGTGGCATGGACGTTTACAAAGATGATGATGACTTAATTCGACTAAAGTCACGGATCAGTAACAGAAGCGACTGTAAAAGCTTTCTATTTCCCATAGTTTTGCCTGCCAAACATTTTTTGGTCAATCAGCTTATATTCAGAGAACACTTAAAATCATGTCATAGTGGGACACAGGGACTTATGAGCAGATTACGTCAAAATTATTGGATTCTAGGAGGACGTCGGactataaaatctgcaatttCCAATTGTGTCGTGTGCAAGAGACAAAATGCCAAACCTTTTATCGTGAGTGCACCTCCATTACCAGTTGATCGTGTTCGAGATGCCAACGCGTTTGAAATAACAGGGGTTGATTTCGCAGGCCCTCTATATCTGAGGACTGGGGAAAAGGTGTGGGTATGCCTCTTCACATGTGCCGTGTATCGTGCCGTACACCTTGAACTTTGTACTGCATTATCGGTTGTTAGTTTTATGCAGGCTTTACGACGCTTTATTGCCAGACGGGGTCGTCCAAAGACTATTTATAGTGATAATGGGACCAATTTTGTTGGTACTGAAAATGCCTTTCTTCGAGTGGACTTTGAGAAAATCGCCGAGAGCAGTAGTGTCGAACGTATTCAATGGCGATTTAACCCTCCTACGGCCGCGTGGTGGGGAGGATTTTGGGAAAGACTTGTGGGGGTTTTGAAGCAGTTATTGCGCAAAGTGTTAGGACAGGCCTCGCTAGACTACGAAAGTTTAATGACGGTAATTTGCGATTGCGAAGCCATCATCAATTCAAGGCCACTTACCTCTTCTAATGACCCAAACGACTTGATACCTTTAACACCCATGATGTTTCTTAGAGACCAGACAGAGAGTGGGGTTCCAGACTGTGATGCTGTTGACCAAAAGGCTCTATCTAGGAAAGTGGTGTACAGACAAAAACTGGTTGATGATCTTCGACGAAGGTTTCGCAACGAGTATTTAGGCCAGTTAAAGTTATGGTTTAAAGGAAGAAGTAGCCAACAAGTTAAAGTGGGAGACATGGTCTTGGTTGGCAATGATCAAGATAAGCGAATCAATTGGCCACTTGGTCGAGTAGTCGAACTTCTTCCTGGAAAAGATAAGCAAGTGCGACTTGTGAGAGTTAATACCGAAAGGGGAAAATTTCTGAGACCTGTGCAACGCTTGTACCCTTTGGAATGCACAGTCAATTCTATCCGAAGAGAGGGCAATTCGAACAACTTGGACTCTGAGGGAAACAACGACCCAGGCATCTCTTCTCGAGCCCAGTGGAAAGAAGTTGAAGTGCGCGCGGTTGAAAGTGCAAACGAGTGTGATGACGCGAAGACGGGAGTGTCTAAAAGCAGAGTACCCGAAACGCACAAAAGTGATACGCGCTACGTTACGCGGAGTGGGCGTAAGGTTAAAACATCTGCTAGATATACTGACTTTTTTATGAACTAG